One region of Citrus sinensis cultivar Valencia sweet orange chromosome 6, DVS_A1.0, whole genome shotgun sequence genomic DNA includes:
- the LOC102625638 gene encoding alpha-1,4 glucan phosphorylase L isozyme, chloroplastic/amyloplastic, whose amino-acid sequence MAVSQFSSMSTRPSEALVQCTSSLSRFIEFGSRNRTSKQKLLLIRTFNSRPPTTSFCIKCVSSQPSPKIKDRVTEEDTSSSQNSSGPDTASVASSIQYHAEFTPLFSPEKFELPKAFFATAQSVRDSLIINWNSTYEYYERLNVKQAYYLSMEFLQGRALLNAIGNLGLTGAYAEALSKLGQSLENVVSQEPDAALGNGGLGRLASCFLDSMATLNYPAWGYGLRYKYGLFKQRITKDGQEEVAEDWLELGNPWEIERNDVSYPVKFYGKIVPGSDGKSHWIGGEDIKAVAYDIPIPGYKTKTTINLRLWSTMVPSEDFDLSAFNAGDHTKAAEALTNAEKICYILYPGDESVEGKVLRLKQQYTLCSASLQDIIARFEKRSGANVNWEEFPEKVAVQMNDTHPTLCIPELIRILIDLKGLSWKEAWNITQRTVAYTNHTVLPEALEKWSFELMQKLLPRHMEIIEMIDEELVHTIVSEYGTADPDLLEKRLKEMRILENVDLPATFADLFVKTKESTDVVPDDELENCDEEGGPVDEELESAQEDGVLEEESTDVVPDDELENCDEEGGPVDEELESEQEDDVLEEEKEAEAVQEPPQLVRMANLCVVGSHAVNGVAEIHSEIVTNEVFNEFYKLWPEKFQNKTNGVTPRRWIRFCNPDLSSILTSWLGTEDWVTNTGKLAELRKFADNEDLQSQFRAAKRNNKMKVVSFIKEKTGYSVSPDAMFDIQVKRIHEYKRQLMNILGIVYRYKKMKEMSAVERKAKFVPRVCIFGGKAFATYVQAKRIVKFITDVGATVNHDPEIGDLLKVIFVPDYNVSVAELLIPASELSQHISTAGMEASGTSNMKFAMNGCILIGTLDGANVEIRQEVGEENFFLFGARAHEIAGLRKERSEGKFVPDARFEEVKKFVKSGVFGSYNYDELMGSLEGNEGFGQADYFLVGKDFPSYLECQEKVDEAYCDQKRWTRMSIMNTAGSSKFSSDRTIQEYARDIWNIIPVELP is encoded by the exons ATGGCAGTTTCGCAATTTTCTTCAATGTCGACCCGACCTTCGGAAGCGTTGGTGCAGTGCACTAGCTCTCTTTCTAGATTCATTGAATTCGGTTCCAGAAACAGAACGTCGAAGCAGAAGCTTCTGCTGATCCGAACCTTCAACTCTCGTCCTCCAACGACGTCGTTTTGCATCAAATGTGTCTCCAGTCAGCCGTCGCCGAAAATCAAAGATCGCGTTACTGAAGAAG ACACTTCAAGTTCTCAGAATTCATCTGGTCCAGATACTGCCTCTGTTGCTTCAAGTATCCAATATCATGCAGAGTTCACTCCTTTATTTTCTCCTGAGAAATTTGAACTTCCAAAGGCTTTCTTTGCTACTGCACAAAGTGTTCGTGATTCTCTCATAATTAACTGGAATTCCACGTACGAGTACTATGAGAGGTTGAATGTGAAGCAGGCTTATTATTTATCAATGGAGTTTCTGCAG GGTAGAGCACTGTTGAATGCAATCGGAAATTTGGGGCTTACTGGTGCTTATGCAGAGGCTCTGAGCAAGCTTGGACAGAGTCTTGAAAATGTGGTTTCTCAG GAACCGGATGCTGCACTTGGTAATGGGGGACTTGGGCGTCTTGCCTCCTGTTTTCTGGACTCTATGGCAACACTAAATTACCCAGCATGGGGTTATGGACTTAGATACAAGTATGGGTTATTTAAACAGAGGATTACAAAAGATGGTCAAGAGGAAGTTGCTGAAGATTGGCTTGAG TTGGGAAATCCCTGGGAAATAGAGAGAAATGATGTTTCATACCCAGTAAAATTTTATGGCAAAATTGTTCCTGGATCAGATGGGAAAAGTCACTGGATTGGAGGAGAAGATATAAAAGCTGTTGCATATGATATCCCTATACCTGGGTATAAAACTAAAACCACAATCAACCTGCGACTTTGGTCTACTATGGTTCCTTCGGAAGATTTTGATCTATCTGCTTTTAATGCTGGAGATCACACCAAAGCAGCTGAAGCCCTAACCAATGCTGAAAAG ATTTGCTATATACTATACCCTGGGGATGAATCAGTTGAGGGCAAGGTCCTACGTTTAAAACAACAATACACCCTATGCTCTGCTTCTCTCCAAGATATCATTGCACGTTTTGAGAAAAGATCTGGTGCAAATGTAAACTGGGAAGAATTTCCTGAGAAAGTTGCTGTTCAAATGAATGATACTCACCCTACTCTTTGCATCCCTGAGCTGATTAGAATTTTGATAGATTTGAAAGGTTTAAGCTGGAAGGAAGCCTGGAATATCACACAGAG GACTGTGGCATACACAAACCACACTGTTCTACCAGAGGCTTTGGAGAAATGGAGTTTTGAACTTATGCAAAAATTGCTACCTCGACACATGGAGATTATAGAAATGATTGATGAGGAG TTGGTTCACACAATAGTTTCAGAGTACGGTACAGCAGATCCCGATTTACTGGAGAAAAGACTGAAAGAAATGAGAATCCTAGAAAATGTTGATTTGCCTGCCACCTTTGCAGATTTGTTTGTTAAAACCAAGGAAAGTACTGATGTTGTTCCTGATGATGAACTTGAAAATTGTGACGAAGAAGGTGGACCGGTTGATGAAGAATTAGAGTCTGCACAAGAAGACGGCGTCCTAGAAGAGGAAAGTACTGATGTTGTTCCTGATGATGAACTTGAAAATTGTGACGAAGAAGGTGGACCGGTTGATGAAGAATTAGAGTCTGAACAAGAAGACGACGTCCtagaagaggaaaaagaagcaGAGGCAGTACAAGAACCACCACAATTAGTCCGTATGGCTAATCTCTGTGTTGTGGGCAGTCATGCAGTAAATGGAGTTGCTGAGATACATAGCGAAATAGTGACAAATGAagtatttaatgaattttataag TTATGGCCtgagaaatttcaaaacaaaacaaatgggGTCACACCACGAAGGTGGATCCGTTTTTGTAATCCAGATTTAAGTAGTATTTTAACTAGTTGGCTAGGCACAGAAGACTGGGTCACAAATACTGGGAAGTTGGCTGAGTTAAGAAAG tttgCAGATAATGAGGATCTCCAATCTCAGTTTAGGGCGGCAAAAAGGAACAACAAGATGAAGGTTGTGTCtttcatcaaagaaaaaacaggCTATTCTGTTAGCCCCGATGCAATGTTTGACATCCAG GTGAAGCGCATCCATGAATACAAGCGACAATTGATGAATATCTTGGGAATTGTTTACCGCTACaaaaagatgaaagaaatgagTGCAGTAGAAAGGAAGGCCAAGTTCGTACCAAGAGTTTGTATATTTGGAGGAAAAGCATTTGCTACATATGTGCAAGCCAAGAGAATTGTGAAATTTATTACAGATGTTGGGGCCACGGTTAATCATGATCCTGAAATAGGTGACTTATTGAAG GTTATTTTTGTCCCTGATTACAATGTAAGTGTGGCTGAATTGCTTATACCTGCAAGTGAGCTCTCACAACACATCAG TACTGCCGGGATGGAGGCTAGTGGTACCAGTAACATGAAATTTGCAATGAATGGTTGCATTTTGATTGGAACCTTGGATGGTGCCAATGTTGAAATACGGCAAGAGGTTGGAGAGGAGAACTTTTTCCTATTTGGTGCTAGAGCCCACGAGATTGCAGGATTGAGAAAAGAAAGATCTGAGGGGAAA TTTGTTCCCGACGCACGTTTTGAAGAAGTGAAGAAATTTGTCAAATCTGGCGTTTTTGGTTCTTACAACTATGATGAACTAATGGGATCACTGGAAGGAAATGAAGGTTTTGGCCAGGCAGATTATTTCCTCGTGGGCAAAGATTTCCCTAGTTACTTGGAATGCCAAGAGAAGGTTGATGAAGCATATTGCGATCAAAAG AGATGGACGAGAATGTCGATCATGAACACAGCGGGTTCATCCAAGTTCAGCAGCGACAGAACGATTCAGGAATATGCCCGAGACATATGGAACATAATACCCGTCGAATTGCCGTGA
- the LOC102616805 gene encoding uncharacterized protein LOC102616805, protein MDSAKGDDGHISYDLRENPKKSWKFSSFNHAASASASTQESQCKVCGKDFESLKALYGHMRHHSRRERERIQCKECGKALLSAKSLSNHMRVHSQKLRPCNESGAVKSLVLKKKRSKRKRYNFIASSSISTLNESLSSVTEIDQELVQTAISLMMLSRGVQDWGKFCSSSEFSCNDSVTIEVKSFGKKKRLLTNRAGCSVSNGNGCLLKKPRLEKLDSIVLYEKEEDECHEVGSGAESDEGKKVKLEVFIEKFYEEGEFEMPTLDVKPGSVASDDEIGKESSGDLMEEDGLDAEAGKRIITSTSSKKVGFNACYAEYGGDSSSKAMCNASDYDVFDDPQKESEIRCQACNKIFCSRRALGGHQRMHSAKRSSLPAKTTMFTETEPDSKLVKLECIENLTQRENKEHKCRICLKVFATGQALGGHKRAHLVKNLDNILQDTTVEQDYSDLSNDLDLNISNTLEEEVHGDAGSEPWLVESKQHKHERLLSMMAS, encoded by the coding sequence ATGGATTCAGCTAAAGGAGATGATGGGCACATTAGTTATGACCTAAGAGAAAACCCCAAGAAATCGTGGAAATTTTCAAGCTTTAATCACGctgcttctgcttctgcttcAACGCAAGAAAGCCAGTGCAAAGTTTGTGGTAAAGATTTCGAGTCACTGAAAGCACTTTATGGTCACATGAGGCATCACTCGAGGAGAGAAAGGGAAAGAATTCAATGCAAAGAATGTGGGAAAGCGCTTCTGTCTGCTAAGTCTCTTTCTAATCACATGAGGGTTCACTCTCAGAAGTTAAGGCCTTGTAATGAATCTGGAGCTGTGAAAAGCTTagttttgaagaaaaagaggTCAAAAAGAAAGAGGTACAATTTTATTGCAAGTTCTTCGATTTCTACCTTGAATGAATCTTTATCATCTGTTACTGAAATTGATCAAGAATTAGTGCAAACGGCTATATCTTTGATGATGTTATCTAGGGGTGTGCAGGATTGGGGTAAGTTCTGTTCTTCCAGTGAGTTTTCATGTAATGATTCTGTAACTATTGAGGTTAAATCATTTGGTAAGAAAAAGAGGCTTTTGACAAATAGGGCTGGTTGTTCTGTTTCTAATGGCAATGGGTGTTTGCTGAAGAAACCAAGACTTGAAAAGTTGGATTCTATTGTTTTGTATGAgaaggaagaagatgaatgtCATGAAGTGGGTTCTGGAGCTGAGAGTGATGAGGGGAAGAAGGTGAAATTGGAAGTTTTTATTGAGAAGTTTTATGAGGAAGGTGAGTTTGAGATGCCTACGCTGGATGTTAAGCCTGGGTCGGTAGCAAGTGATGATGAGATTGGGAAAGAATCAAGTGGGGATTTGATGGAAGAAGATGGATTAGATGCAGAGGCTGGAAAAAGAATCATTACTTCAACTTCAAGCAAGAAAGTCGGTTTCAATGCATGTTATGCTGAATATGGGGGAGATTCCAGTAGCAAGGCAATGTGTAATGCTTCTGATTATGATGTTTTCGATGATCCTCAGAAGGAAAGTGAAATCAGGTGCCAGGCCTGCAACAAGATATTCTGCTCTCGCCGTGCACTTGGAGGGCATCAAAGGATGCATAGCGCCAAAAGAAGCTCCTTACCGGCAAAGACCACAATGTTTACTGAAACTGAGCCTGATTCCAAGCTTGTGAAACTTGAATGTATTGAGAATTTAACGCAGAGAGAAAACAAGGAGCACAAGTGCCGAATCTGCCTGAAGGTTTTTGCGACAGGCCAAGCATTGGGAGGTCACAAAAGGGCTCACCTTGTAAAGAACTTGGACAATATACTGCAAGATACTACTGTGGAGCAAGATTATTCTGATCTTAGCAATGATTTAGACCTTAATATCTCGAACACGCTTGAAGAAGAGGTTCATGGTGATGCTGGGTCTGAGCCATGGTTGGTTGAAAGTAAGCAGCACAAGCATGAGAGACTGCTGAGCATGATGGCCAGCTGA